Within the Clarias gariepinus isolate MV-2021 ecotype Netherlands chromosome 27, CGAR_prim_01v2, whole genome shotgun sequence genome, the region aacttcccTTTAAATTTCTAGGTGTTTTTTCTGGAAGCCGAAATGCCGATACGTTGCTAATTATTACGGTGTATAAATCTCAGCTCACTCTGGATTAACACTTTTACTTCTTTACAGCTTCTTTAAACTCCACCATCCTGAACGTCAGCTCTTATCTAAACAGCAGCCTTCTGCTCGTCACTAACGCCATGGCGTCAGCTACATCGGCCGTCACTCAGCCACGTCCACAGACTAACGACACTTTTACGACTTTAACCACGACTGCCGCGGGACCGACGGCGTCCATTGACGTGCCCTacatggtggtggagctggtcaTCGCCTTCCTGTCCACTGTGGGAAACCTGCTGGTGTGCGTCGCCGTGGGGTTTAACCATAAGCTGCACACGGTCACTAATTATTTCCTGGTGTCGCTGGCGGTGGCGGACCTGTGCGTGGGAACGCTGGCTATCCCCTGCGCCATCATGACCGACCTGGGCATCCCGCGCCACAACCTGTACCTGTGCCTGCTCATGTTGTCGGTGCTCATCATGCTGACTCAGAGCTCCATCTTCAGCCTGCTAGCCGTGGCTGTTGAACGCTACGTGGCCATCTTCATGCCCTTCCGCTACCACAGCACCATGACACCACGCAACGCGCTGCTCGTCATCCTGCTTACGTGGGTTCTGGCCTTCCTCATCGGCCTGGTTCCGCTCATGGGCTGGCACAAGACACACGACTTTTGCGTCTTCGTCAACGTGGTGGACATGAACTACATGGTGTACTTCAACTTCTTCGCCTGCGTGCTGACGCCGCTTGTCGTCATGTTCCTGATCTACGCGCAGATCTTCCTCACGGTCAAGTGGCATATGCAAAGGATCGTCACAGACCGAGGAGGCCAGGCCAGCGTCGAGGGAGCCGTCAACATCAAGAAGGAGATAAAAACGGCCACGTCGCTCTTCCTCGTGCTCTTTCTCTTCACCGTCTGCTGGATCCCTCTTCATATCATCAACTGCTTCCTGCTGCTGTG harbors:
- the LOC128514904 gene encoding adenosine receptor A1-like; this encodes MNIGAVTFWCLDVASLNSTILNVSSYLNSSLLLVTNAMASATSAVTQPRPQTNDTFTTLTTTAAGPTASIDVPYMVVELVIAFLSTVGNLLVCVAVGFNHKLHTVTNYFLVSLAVADLCVGTLAIPCAIMTDLGIPRHNLYLCLLMLSVLIMLTQSSIFSLLAVAVERYVAIFMPFRYHSTMTPRNALLVILLTWVLAFLIGLVPLMGWHKTHDFCVFVNVVDMNYMVYFNFFACVLTPLVVMFLIYAQIFLTVKWHMQRIVTDRGGQASVEGAVNIKKEIKTATSLFLVLFLFTVCWIPLHIINCFLLLCPSCPVPPSLLLTAIILSHANSAVNPFLYAYRMRSFREAFKGIFLCWRGGAVRQERHDNGRVATRHTS